A genomic window from Anticarsia gemmatalis isolate Benzon Research Colony breed Stoneville strain chromosome 22, ilAntGemm2 primary, whole genome shotgun sequence includes:
- the LOC142982596 gene encoding G-protein coupled receptor Mth2-like, producing MLRIACLIFVALSAVDGYDIADSNWKDLKGNPISRSYCKNKNCLVKCCPDGYMVVAKDNVPQCIRPGVERLQDKLSEEVNVYKWDDKLKTPVDTGKTVNSHFEFVQNDYLMDLTKTIPFTVCDFKILEDGSLKVKKTKEDMPCYDTSPLQYCVSYVFILRDPKEGEGTGPVRDAVFSFRGLREDDPDAKKKHDFAAIGMLISSFFMALVLVVYASLRQLRNIVGMILMAYMFTLSVAFVLQSAQLIALVQSNIDSKTCQLLSPATYYFLVASFFWLNVMSFDLWWTIRGTRKRRDIHRRGELVKFGWYGLYAWGVPALLTMAVVIVDRNQLYGDENDRPPFRSCSAENRATVLYTHIPIGIMTAANIVFFILTAYNIWLVKSAVHKSKDSRNTKPSENRFVIYIKVFLLMGGSWILELMPSDQVFWLHVLINFYNMFVGVAIFIMFVCRKSILIMLCKKFNIRNSYVDRMQSSQYSRSGTTKSSISKNNNRKSMRDDYEAAEELTTYSTTADAA from the exons ATGTTGCGAATCGCGTGTTTGATATTTGTGGCTTTAAGTGCAGTCGACGGCTACGACATAGCCGATTCCAATTGGAAAGATTTGAAAGGAAATCCTATATCTCGGTcttactgcaaaaataaaaactgtctTGTAAAATGCTGTCCAGATGGTTATATGGTGGTTGCGAAGGACAATGTACCGCAGTGTATCAGGCCGGGTGTAGAACGGCTTCAAGACAAGCTGAGTGAGGAAGTCAACGTGTACAAGTGGGATGACAAGTTGAAGACGCCTGTTGACACAGGGAAGACTGTCAACTCACACTTCGAGTTCGTTCAGAATGATTACCTGATGGACTTGACGAAGACTATACCATTCACCGTCTgcgattttaaaattttagag GATGGTTCTTTGAAAGTGAAGAAGACGAAGGAAGACATGCCATGCTACGACACGTCGCCGCTGCAATACTGCGTGAGCTACGTGTTCATCCTGAGGGACCCCAAGGAGGGAGAGGGAACGGGGCCGGTACGCGACGCGGTGTTCTCCTTCAGGGGACTCAGAGAAGATGACCCTGATGCTAAGAAGAAACATGACTTTGCCGCCATTG GTATGCTGATATCGTCGTTCTTCATGGCGCTGGTGCTGGTGGTGTACGCGTCGCTGCGCCAGCTGCGCAACATCGTGGGCATGATCCTCATGGCCTACATGTTCACGCTCAGCGTCGCCTTCGTGCTGCAGTCGGCGCAGCTCATCGCGCTTGTACAGAGCAACATCGACTCTAAGACCTGCCAGCTATTGA GTCCAGCGACATATTACTTCTTGGTGGCCAGTTTCTTTTGGCTCAACGTCATGTCCTTTGACTTGTGGTGGACTATTCG CGGTACCCGCAAACGCCGCGACATCCATCGTCGTGGCGAGCTGGTGAAGTTCGGCTGGTACGGCCTGTACGCGTGGGGCGTCCCGGCTCTGCTCACCATGGCTGTGGTCATCGTGGACCGAAACCAGCTGTACGGCGACGAGAACGACCGACCTCCCTTCAGGAGCTGTTCTGCTGAAA ACCGAGCCACAGTGCTGTACACGCACATACCGATCGGCATAATGACGGCGGCAAACATCGTGTTCTTCATCCTGACCGCGTACAACATCTGGCTGGTCAAGAGCGCCGTCCACAAGTCTAAAGACTCCAGGAACACCAAGCCTAGCGAGAATAG GTTCGTGATCTACATAAAGGTGTTCCTGCTGATGGGCGGCAGCTGGATCCTGGAGCTGATGCCCTCGGACCAGGTGTTCTGGCTGCACGTGCTCATCAACTTCTACAACATGTTCGTGGGCGTCGCCATCTTCATCATGTTCGTCTGCAGGAAGTCTATCCTCATCATGCTTTGTAAAAA ATTCAATATAAGGAACAGCTACGTGGACCGCATGCAGTCCTCGCAGTACTCGAGATCAGGCACTACCAAGAGCTCGATAAGCAAGAACAACAACCGCAAGTCGATGAGAGACGACTATGAAGCCGCGGAGGAACTCACTACTTACAGCACGACAGCCGACGCCGCGTGA
- the LOC142982779 gene encoding zinc finger BED domain-containing protein 4-like: MKPFSGSHTGENISMELNTVANRWDIEHTKIHLLIHDSGANMVKGVRLAKYDSARCFIHTLQRAINESLKVQTEVTAMIAAGRRLVTHFNHSGLAQEKLLTIQKELSLPEHQLVQDISTRWNSTFYLIERLLEQKRAISLYVADHDTLVNLTAQQWSLMEQCINLLKPFEEITKITSSGLSCVSEVIPHVTALKRYLDKAETEQRTPDLSHMRASLKAELEVRFNSISQDSNYLIATYLDPRFKTKYLGVIDAERARQEILLEYLKMSCEESSSSSSCSTPAKKSRGEETESAVSRKAHDTFWDCFDEVANENNTGQVPREERNAITCELDFYLKSVRIDRNRDPYSWWAANAKQYPNLSKFAKIYLSAPCSSVYSERLFSEAGLIYEEKRNRLLPLNAEKLVFIHHNLPLVQYEY; encoded by the coding sequence ATGAAGCCTTTCTCAGGGTCACACACAGGAGAAAATATATCCATGGAACTTAACACTGTCGCAAACCGCTGGGATATTGAGCACactaaaatacatttgttaatTCATGATAGTGGTGCTAATATGGTGAAGGGTGTCCGTTTGGCTAAGTACGATTCTGCTAGATGTTTTATACATACACTTCAAAGAGCAATAAACGAGTCACTCAAAGTGCAGACTGAAGTGACAGCAATGATTGCTGCTGGCAGGCGACTTGTAACGCACTTCAATCACTCAGGTTTAGCTCAAGAAAAACTGCTGACAATTCAAAAAGAGCTAAGTTTACCCGAGCATCAATTAGTGCAAGATATTAGCACTAGGTGGAATTCCACTTTTTACTTGATTGAACGTTTGTTAGAACAAAAGCGTGCCATATCATTGTATGTTGCTGATCACGATACACTCGTAAATTTGACAGCTCAACAGTGGAGTTTAATGGAGCAGtgtatcaatttattaaagCCCTTcgaagaaataacaaaaataacaagttcTGGACTATCCTGCGTGTCGGAAGTTATTCCACACGTAACTGCTTTAAAAAGATACTTAGATAAAGCTGAAACTGAGCAAAGAACTCCTGATTTATCACATATGCGCGCCTCGTTAAAAGCTGAATTAGAAGTTCGTTTTAACTCCATAAGTCAAGACTCAAACTACTTGATTGCAACTTACCTAGATCCgagatttaaaacaaaatacttggGGGTGATTGACGCTGAAAGAGCACGCCAGGAGATCTTgttggaatatttaaaaatgtcttgTGAAGAGTCCTCAAGTAGCAGTTCATGTTCAACACCGGCTAAAAAGAGTAGAGGAGAGGAGACAGAGTCAGCTGTATCTCGCAAAGCTCATGACACGTTTTGGGATTGTTTTGATGAGGTAGCAAATGAAAACAATACTGGCCAGGTTCCACGCGAAGAAAGAAACGCGATAACCTGTGAGCTGGATTTTTATCTCAAGTCAGTGCGAATTGATCGCAATCGTGACCCTTATTCTTGGTGGGCAGCTAATGCCAAACAATACCCAAATTTATCAAAGTTTGCCAAAATCTATCTTTCAGCACCTTGCAGTAGTGTGTATAGCGAAAGACTTTTTTCTGAAGCTGGCCTTATTTATGAAGAGAAGCGAAACCGCCTGCTGCCTCTTAATGCAGAAAAATTGGTTTTTATTCACCATAATTTGCCCTTAGTACAGTATgagtactaa